The following proteins come from a genomic window of Gottfriedia acidiceleris:
- a CDS encoding DUF3941 domain-containing protein — protein MPTSDNDKKAKDNNAIREKKNAQERKNAQAGKKSFSKSVDHL, from the coding sequence ATGCCTACTAGTGATAATGACAAAAAAGCAAAAGATAATAACGCTATAAGAGAAAAGAAAAATGCACAAGAAAGAAAAAATGCACAAGCTGGTAAGAAATCTTTTTCTAAAAGTGTCGATCATCTTTAA
- a CDS encoding YitT family protein: MIGGFLNAFAMNCFLIPANVYSSGFAGLAQLLSNIITDYTPFTATTGILLALLNIPVIVLAWKKVGRSFTFFSFFSVGIMTLFLEILPVKPIFSDDILLNAVFGGLIAAIGIGMTLKFGGSTGGLDIIALVLSKSKGKPVGTYFFLFNAIIIVTAGQLYGMEKALYTLINLYVTTRVIDSVHTSHVKLTAMIVTTKGEELRKEIHAKLVRGITQMNATGAFTKQDKDILMIVLSRYELYDLERIIKRVDPKAFTNVVQTVDVLGEFRKI, from the coding sequence ATGATTGGTGGTTTCTTAAATGCGTTTGCAATGAATTGTTTTTTAATCCCTGCTAATGTTTACTCCAGTGGTTTTGCAGGTCTAGCGCAGTTACTTTCAAATATTATTACTGACTACACTCCGTTTACTGCAACGACGGGGATTCTTTTAGCGTTATTAAATATTCCTGTTATCGTCTTGGCATGGAAAAAAGTTGGACGTTCCTTTACGTTTTTTAGTTTCTTTAGTGTAGGAATCATGACATTATTTTTGGAAATCTTACCTGTTAAACCGATTTTTTCTGATGATATTCTTCTTAATGCAGTTTTTGGTGGTTTAATAGCTGCGATCGGAATTGGAATGACTTTAAAATTTGGTGGATCTACAGGTGGGTTGGATATAATCGCCTTAGTTCTTTCAAAATCAAAAGGGAAACCGGTTGGAACCTATTTCTTTTTGTTTAATGCAATTATCATCGTTACAGCTGGCCAGCTATATGGAATGGAAAAAGCTCTTTATACTTTAATCAATTTATATGTTACTACTCGTGTGATTGATAGTGTTCATACAAGTCATGTTAAGCTAACGGCAATGATTGTCACTACAAAAGGTGAAGAGCTTAGAAAAGAAATTCATGCGAAACTTGTCCGGGGAATTACTCAAATGAATGCTACTGGAGCATTTACTAAACAAGATAAAGATATTTTAATGATTGTTTTATCTCGTTATGAATTATATGATTTGGAAAGAATTATAAAAAGGGTAGATCCGAAAGCTTTTACGAATGTCGTACAAACTGTTGATGTTTTAGGTGAATTTAGAAAGATTTAA
- a CDS encoding DUF421 domain-containing protein, whose product MIHTIFHSFILILAGILLLRIAGRKSISQMTLPQTIVMISIGTIIVTPIIEKSLTKTIVAASVFVLTLLVLEYLQVKSNTLEKFFTGKSKIVVEDGKLNVKNLKKLRLTVDQLEMRIRNEGIHKFDDIKFATIEPNGLLGFELAEDAKPLTIREFKTLMESYGFPLNKNSLSENTQRSASIFNEIKGKQKPENPELK is encoded by the coding sequence ATGATACATACTATTTTTCATTCATTCATACTAATTTTAGCTGGCATTTTACTATTAAGAATAGCTGGAAGAAAATCTATTTCACAAATGACATTGCCCCAAACGATTGTTATGATTTCGATTGGTACAATTATTGTTACTCCCATTATTGAAAAAAGCTTAACTAAAACAATTGTTGCTGCCTCTGTATTTGTATTAACTCTACTTGTATTAGAATATTTGCAGGTGAAATCGAATACTCTTGAAAAATTTTTTACAGGAAAATCAAAAATTGTAGTAGAAGACGGAAAGTTGAATGTTAAAAATTTAAAAAAGTTACGTTTAACGGTTGATCAATTAGAAATGCGTATTCGAAATGAAGGTATTCATAAATTTGATGATATTAAGTTTGCTACAATTGAACCAAATGGCTTATTAGGATTCGAATTAGCAGAGGATGCCAAGCCATTAACAATTAGAGAGTTTAAAACACTAATGGAGTCGTACGGATTTCCACTAAATAAAAATAGTTTAAGCGAGAATACTCAAAGGTCTGCTTCAATTTTTAATGAAATAAAAGGAAAACAAAAACCCGAAAATCCTGAATTGAAATAA
- a CDS encoding alpha-amylase family glycosyl hydrolase — MRRFGFLILVSVLFFSTLPSIGFAEKNTTDLRKEMIYRILVDRFFDGNPLNDKNTDPKDLNKSQGGDLDGITQKLDYLKDFGYNAISISPIFENDENSYDGFSVVNFRKIDPRFGTNKELKKLVKEAHKRNIKVYIDFVANNASPNSELVKKTDWFNPQNSTSSEKKWINGLPDFNQENKEVANYLIETAKYWMDQANFDGYNLQEVNNVPVSFWESFNKEIKKKNPNVILFADLNASSDIEINKYKNLGFNGIYNVDSVADLANTFSSQNQSLTDIMKQQADLSKQLGSTLMINYLDDEMTKRFVSEALSKGQYPPSRLKLALAYLFSTPGIPLTYYGTEIALNGGNIPDNRKGMDFRTDEDFSKYIKKLTELRRTLPSLSDGDFEVLYDDSKGMTLIKRHYHDETTIVAINNTSLDQKVHLDFDVVKKSNELRGMLSDDLVRPNKKGFDIVLKRESSNVYAVAPKTSLNIGVIIAIPSIFVAFIIFLLFARRRNNEEK; from the coding sequence ATGAGGCGATTTGGTTTTTTAATACTAGTGTCTGTACTATTTTTTAGTACATTACCAAGTATTGGTTTTGCAGAAAAAAATACAACTGATTTAAGAAAAGAAATGATTTATCGAATTTTAGTTGATCGTTTTTTTGATGGTAATCCTTTGAATGATAAAAATACAGACCCGAAAGATTTAAATAAATCTCAGGGCGGGGATTTAGATGGTATTACCCAAAAATTAGATTATCTTAAGGATTTTGGATATAATGCTATTTCTATTTCACCTATTTTTGAGAATGACGAAAATTCATATGATGGATTCTCAGTCGTTAATTTTAGAAAAATTGATCCAAGGTTTGGAACAAATAAAGAACTTAAGAAGTTAGTTAAAGAAGCGCATAAAAGAAATATAAAAGTTTATATTGATTTTGTTGCAAATAATGCTTCGCCAAATAGTGAACTTGTAAAAAAAACGGATTGGTTTAATCCTCAAAATAGTACAAGTTCAGAAAAGAAATGGATAAATGGGTTACCTGATTTTAATCAAGAAAACAAAGAAGTAGCTAATTACTTAATTGAAACAGCTAAGTATTGGATGGATCAAGCTAATTTTGACGGTTATAATTTACAAGAAGTAAATAATGTACCTGTTTCATTTTGGGAATCATTTAACAAAGAAATAAAAAAGAAAAATCCAAATGTCATTTTATTTGCTGATTTAAATGCTTCAAGTGATATAGAGATAAATAAATATAAGAATTTAGGTTTTAATGGAATTTATAATGTTGATTCAGTTGCTGATTTAGCAAATACGTTTTCTTCACAAAATCAATCATTAACTGACATAATGAAGCAACAAGCGGATTTAAGTAAGCAGTTAGGTTCGACATTAATGATTAACTATTTAGATGATGAAATGACTAAGCGCTTTGTTTCAGAAGCTTTATCAAAAGGGCAGTATCCACCTTCAAGATTAAAGTTGGCACTTGCATATTTATTTTCAACACCAGGGATTCCGTTGACGTATTACGGGACAGAAATTGCACTAAATGGTGGGAATATCCCTGATAATCGAAAAGGAATGGATTTCCGTACTGATGAAGATTTTTCAAAATATATAAAAAAACTGACTGAATTAAGAAGAACTTTACCGTCACTTTCTGATGGTGATTTTGAAGTACTTTATGATGATTCTAAAGGTATGACTTTAATTAAGAGACATTATCATGATGAAACTACGATCGTTGCAATAAATAATACTTCTCTTGATCAAAAGGTTCATTTAGATTTTGATGTCGTTAAAAAATCTAATGAATTAAGAGGGATGTTAAGTGATGATTTGGTTCGTCCGAATAAAAAAGGATTTGATATAGTCCTTAAAAGAGAATCTTCAAATGTTTATGCAGTTGCACCTAAAACTAGTTTAAACATTGGAGTGATTATTGCAATTCCATCTATTTTTGTGGCGTTTATCATCTTTTTATTGTTTGCAAGAAGACGTAATAATGAAGAGAAATAA
- a CDS encoding BsuPI-related putative proteinase inhibitor → MKKRSILLLACSLLLSGCGAKGDKEIKSTPSTKQTVGESNEIDVKKLSPTLQITEANGLVKTKYSLRNENKISANFTFPSSQTVDFTIKDGSGQVVYQSSREMAYAQVITNVVVPSGKAQVWEEQVNFVNKNLPNGDYEITANIVATKVNEKDLNGEIKPVTQIISYQKLLQ, encoded by the coding sequence TTGAAAAAGAGATCGATTCTCTTACTAGCTTGTTCACTACTTCTTTCCGGTTGTGGTGCAAAGGGTGACAAGGAAATAAAATCAACTCCAAGTACAAAACAAACTGTAGGTGAAAGTAATGAAATTGACGTTAAAAAGCTTTCACCAACTCTTCAAATTACAGAAGCTAACGGGCTTGTAAAGACGAAATATTCATTACGTAATGAGAATAAAATCTCTGCAAATTTTACTTTTCCTTCATCACAAACAGTTGATTTTACAATTAAAGATGGAAGTGGACAAGTAGTTTATCAATCATCTCGTGAAATGGCATATGCACAAGTCATTACAAATGTTGTGGTTCCAAGCGGAAAAGCACAAGTTTGGGAAGAGCAAGTTAATTTTGTAAATAAAAACCTTCCAAATGGGGATTATGAAATAACAGCAAATATCGTTGCAACAAAGGTTAATGAGAAGGATCTTAATGGGGAAATAAAACCAGTTACCCAAATAATTTCTTACCAGAAACTTCTTCAGTAA
- a CDS encoding YjzC family protein, with protein sequence MGQAHQFRPGDKAPNNGVYVEIGETGSNVTRPKQIKLQAGEVFPDTQNHNRKWTYKSKFK encoded by the coding sequence ATGGGTCAAGCACATCAATTTCGACCAGGCGACAAAGCACCAAATAATGGGGTATACGTGGAAATCGGTGAAACAGGAAGTAACGTAACTCGCCCAAAACAAATTAAACTTCAGGCTGGAGAGGTTTTTCCAGATACACAAAACCATAATAGAAAATGGACATATAAATCCAAATTTAAATAA
- a CDS encoding YjzD family protein, which yields MRFIMTLFWSFVLCQMGAYVLSSMTGGEYNFTTASVMAVVLSLAISVLSEAIIPNEPVAKHH from the coding sequence GTGCGTTTTATTATGACATTGTTCTGGAGCTTTGTTTTATGCCAAATGGGAGCTTACGTTTTAAGTTCAATGACTGGCGGAGAGTATAACTTCACAACTGCTTCAGTTATGGCTGTAGTATTATCTTTAGCTATTTCAGTTCTTAGCGAAGCAATAATTCCTAACGAACCTGTTGCAAAACACCACTAA
- a CDS encoding CvfB family protein: protein MSLQAGEIVTLVCSRETDIGYMLVQDQEEVFLHKNEASGEIEIDQEVTVFLYHDSKGRLSATMEMPFITTEGYGFAKVVDKLDGVGVFVNIGISKDILLEKGDLPPLQEVWPEEGDEIFCTLKQTNKGRLLIKIATEPVMKEFSVPAEPSMLNKNVTGIIYRTLRVGSYILTDERFIGFIHESQRRTEPRIGERVSGRIIDVKDDGSINVSLLPRVHEGLDQEANEIYEYMMSRGGAMPYWDKSDAEDIKVRFKISKASFKRAMGRLLKENKIYQEDGWTYAKELFEKKEQ, encoded by the coding sequence ATGAGTTTACAAGCAGGAGAGATTGTAACTTTAGTTTGCAGTCGAGAAACGGATATTGGGTATATGCTTGTCCAAGATCAAGAAGAAGTATTTTTACATAAAAATGAGGCATCAGGTGAAATTGAAATAGATCAAGAAGTAACTGTATTTTTATATCATGATTCTAAAGGTAGACTTTCTGCAACGATGGAAATGCCGTTCATTACAACTGAAGGATATGGATTTGCAAAAGTAGTCGATAAACTTGATGGAGTCGGTGTTTTTGTTAACATCGGCATTTCAAAGGATATTCTTTTAGAAAAAGGTGATCTTCCACCTCTTCAAGAAGTTTGGCCTGAAGAAGGCGATGAAATTTTTTGTACATTAAAGCAAACAAACAAAGGTAGACTATTAATTAAAATTGCTACTGAACCAGTCATGAAAGAGTTCTCTGTACCGGCTGAACCTAGTATGCTTAATAAAAATGTTACAGGAATCATTTATCGTACTTTAAGAGTGGGTTCTTATATTTTAACCGATGAACGATTCATAGGATTTATCCATGAATCACAGAGAAGAACTGAACCTCGCATCGGTGAAAGAGTAAGTGGGCGCATTATTGATGTTAAAGATGATGGGAGTATTAACGTATCACTTTTACCAAGGGTGCATGAAGGATTAGATCAAGAAGCAAATGAGATTTATGAATATATGATGAGTCGTGGTGGGGCAATGCCTTACTGGGATAAGAGTGACGCAGAAGATATTAAAGTAAGATTTAAAATTAGTAAGGCTTCATTTAAACGAGCGATGGGTAGATTATTAAAGGAAAATAAAATCTATCAAGAAGACGGTTGGACATACGCAAAAGAACTGTTTGAGAAGAAAGAGCAATAA
- a CDS encoding LacI family DNA-binding transcriptional regulator: MTITIKDVAKKANVAPSTVSRVISNNPRISEKTKRKVRKVMDELNYHPNLNARSLANRSTKSIGLVLPPALDTSFHNPFFAEVIRGVTAYSNQKDYSLYFITGNNEDEVEQTVIKTIRGRRVDGIILLYSKENDKIIDYLNENNFPFVLVGKPYHSIDDITYVDNDNYAAARDVTNYLIDYGHHQIAFVGGESSLLVTQNRLRGFQDTMQLNGLSVNEEEIIFTSFTRDGGRKAVNQLLELKEFPTAIVVTDDVLALGIISVLSEHNISVPNNISIISFNNAIFAELANPPLTSVDINIYQLGNEAAKNIISKIEEPDGTEKSIIVPYKIIVRGTCVKKERLTLVSS, encoded by the coding sequence ATGACTATTACAATTAAGGATGTTGCGAAGAAAGCGAATGTAGCGCCTTCAACGGTGTCTCGAGTTATCTCAAACAACCCAAGAATTAGTGAAAAAACAAAAAGAAAAGTTAGAAAAGTAATGGATGAACTAAATTATCATCCAAATTTAAATGCAAGGTCACTGGCTAATCGATCTACGAAATCAATTGGATTAGTTTTGCCACCAGCATTAGATACATCATTTCATAATCCTTTTTTTGCAGAAGTAATTAGAGGTGTAACAGCGTATTCAAATCAAAAAGATTACTCTCTATATTTTATTACAGGAAACAACGAAGATGAAGTTGAGCAAACTGTAATTAAAACAATTAGAGGTAGAAGGGTCGATGGAATTATCCTACTTTACTCTAAGGAAAATGATAAGATTATTGATTATTTGAATGAAAATAACTTTCCTTTTGTATTAGTAGGGAAACCATATCATTCAATTGATGATATAACATATGTTGATAACGATAATTATGCAGCTGCTAGAGATGTTACGAATTATTTAATTGATTATGGACATCACCAAATTGCGTTTGTTGGAGGAGAAAGTAGTCTTTTAGTAACTCAAAACCGTTTACGAGGTTTCCAAGATACAATGCAATTAAACGGACTTTCTGTAAATGAAGAAGAAATTATATTTACATCTTTTACAAGAGACGGTGGAAGAAAAGCAGTAAATCAACTGCTAGAACTAAAGGAATTTCCGACTGCAATTGTTGTAACTGATGATGTATTAGCATTAGGAATTATAAGTGTATTAAGTGAACATAACATTTCAGTCCCAAATAATATTTCAATTATTAGCTTTAATAATGCAATTTTTGCAGAATTAGCAAATCCACCATTAACATCTGTAGATATTAATATTTATCAATTAGGCAATGAAGCAGCAAAAAATATTATTTCAAAAATTGAGGAACCAGATGGTACTGAAAAAAGTATTATCGTTCCATATAAAATAATAGTCCGTGGTACATGTGTAAAAAAGGAGAGATTAACTTTAGTTAGTAGCTAA
- a CDS encoding Cof-type HAD-IIB family hydrolase yields MKTKHLIALDLDGTLLTDEKTISERTLKVIQQLKNQGHEVCISTGRPFRASKMYYDQLKLTTPIVNFNGAYVHHPLDDSWGVYHESLPLEVAKEVISSCREYELKNMYAEVMDDVYADKHEEEILPLFHYLKEDIIHGDLVINLTQAPTCLLIDSEESHVANIREHLSNVHAEVIDHRRWAAPHHIIEIVKAGMNKAIGLQKVASFYNIPRKNIIAFGDEDNDLEMIEYAGHGVAMDNAILQLKNIANHTTLSNQDDGIAIFLEDFFNLKL; encoded by the coding sequence ATGAAAACAAAACACTTAATTGCTCTAGATTTAGACGGCACCTTATTAACGGATGAAAAAACAATATCCGAACGTACTTTAAAAGTGATCCAACAGTTAAAGAATCAGGGTCACGAAGTATGCATTTCAACCGGTAGACCTTTTAGAGCTAGTAAAATGTATTATGACCAATTAAAACTTACAACTCCCATTGTAAACTTTAATGGTGCTTATGTTCATCACCCTCTAGATGATTCATGGGGAGTTTATCACGAATCATTACCTTTAGAAGTTGCAAAAGAGGTAATTAGTTCTTGTAGAGAGTATGAATTAAAAAATATGTATGCTGAAGTAATGGATGATGTATACGCAGATAAACACGAAGAGGAGATTCTCCCACTTTTCCACTATTTAAAAGAAGATATAATCCACGGAGATTTAGTGATAAATCTTACTCAAGCGCCAACATGTCTTTTAATCGATAGTGAAGAGTCTCATGTTGCAAATATTCGTGAGCACCTATCAAATGTCCACGCTGAAGTAATTGATCACCGTCGCTGGGCAGCACCTCATCATATAATCGAAATTGTTAAAGCAGGTATGAATAAGGCAATAGGTCTACAAAAAGTAGCATCTTTCTATAATATTCCTCGAAAAAACATTATAGCTTTTGGGGATGAGGACAATGATTTGGAAATGATTGAATATGCTGGTCATGGTGTTGCTATGGATAACGCAATTCTTCAATTAAAGAATATTGCAAACCACACAACATTATCTAATCAAGATGATGGAATCGCGATTTTTCTAGAAGATTTTTTCAACTTAAAATTATAA
- a CDS encoding YajQ family cyclic di-GMP-binding protein, translated as MSKESSFDIVSKVDLPEVSNAIQLATKEIATRYDFKGSKSSITLEKEELVLVSDDDYKLEQLKDVLINKLIKRNVPIKNLDYSKVEGASGGTVRQRAKLVQGIDKDNAKKINTIIKNSGLKVKSQIQDDQIRVTAKSRDDLQAIIAAVKGADLSIDIQFLNYR; from the coding sequence ATGTCAAAAGAAAGTTCATTTGATATTGTTTCAAAAGTAGATTTACCAGAAGTCTCGAATGCGATTCAACTTGCTACAAAAGAAATCGCAACTCGTTATGACTTTAAAGGAAGCAAGAGCTCAATTACATTAGAAAAAGAGGAACTAGTTTTAGTTTCTGATGACGATTATAAGTTAGAGCAATTAAAAGACGTATTAATTAATAAATTAATTAAACGCAATGTTCCAATTAAAAATCTAGACTACAGTAAAGTTGAAGGTGCTTCGGGTGGTACTGTAAGACAAAGAGCTAAATTAGTTCAAGGTATTGATAAAGATAATGCAAAAAAGATCAATACAATCATTAAAAATAGTGGATTAAAAGTAAAATCACAAATTCAAGATGATCAAATCCGTGTGACTGCAAAAAGTAGGGATGATTTACAAGCAATTATCGCAGCTGTAAAAGGTGCAGATTTATCAATTGATATTCAATTTTTGAATTACCGATAA
- a CDS encoding YitT family protein gives MNAFAMNCFLIPVSVYSSGFSGLAQLLTNLLNDFTPFSASTGILLAILNIPVIILAWKKIGRSFTYFTILSVGITTLFLEVIPVTPLFSKDILLNAVFGGLIVAVGIGYTLKFGASTGGLDIVALVLSRSKGKPVGTYFFLFNALIILTAGYIYGMEKALYTLINLYVTSRFIDAIHTSHIKVTAFIVTTKGDELRKEIHSKLVRGITAINAKGAFTNQDKQILMMVLSRYELYHLSKVIKSVDEKAFTNIVQTIDVFGEFRKF, from the coding sequence ATGAATGCATTTGCGATGAATTGTTTTTTAATCCCTGTCAGTGTTTATTCAAGTGGTTTTTCTGGTTTAGCTCAGTTACTTACGAATTTATTAAATGATTTTACACCTTTTTCGGCTTCTACTGGTATTTTACTTGCAATATTAAATATACCTGTCATCATTTTAGCATGGAAAAAAATAGGTCGATCCTTTACTTATTTTACGATTTTAAGCGTTGGAATCACGACGTTATTTTTAGAAGTAATCCCAGTGACGCCTCTATTCTCAAAAGATATTTTACTAAATGCAGTATTTGGTGGATTAATTGTTGCCGTTGGTATTGGGTATACATTAAAGTTTGGTGCTTCAACAGGTGGATTAGATATTGTTGCACTCGTATTATCACGTTCGAAAGGTAAACCTGTTGGTACATACTTCTTCCTGTTTAATGCGCTGATTATTTTAACAGCGGGCTATATTTATGGAATGGAGAAAGCACTTTATACACTAATAAACCTATATGTAACGTCTAGATTCATTGATGCAATTCATACTAGTCATATTAAAGTAACTGCTTTTATTGTAACAACAAAAGGTGACGAGTTGCGTAAAGAAATCCATTCAAAACTAGTGCGAGGAATTACTGCAATCAATGCAAAAGGTGCTTTTACGAACCAAGATAAACAAATTTTAATGATGGTACTATCCCGTTATGAGCTATATCATCTATCGAAAGTCATTAAATCAGTTGATGAAAAGGCGTTTACAAATATCGTCCAAACAATTGATGTATTTGGAGAATTTAGGAAGTTTTAA
- a CDS encoding glycoside hydrolase family 13 protein, with protein MQIESIYHQPYDQYAFSIDDKTYRLRIRTKKGDCTEIIFYFGDPFKYNDSGWQIESPLTMYLAFSTELFDYWEVNVIPPNKRMKYQFLLKNEQDSLFYGEGGFSNNFNPNDQSNCFTLPFLHKNNLISPPSWINDTIWYQIFPDRFASGNNKNNPINSTPWGSTLPTSSSYFGGDLEGVIQKIDYLKNLGISGIYLTPIFEANSNHKYNTINYFRIDPTFGDEKVLKTLIEKCHENNIRVMLDAVFNHTSASFPPFQDALQNGRESAFFDWFHFFKDEQNNTAYETFSFVKEMPKLNTENKEVQNFLLEIGSYWIKEFNIDGWRLDVANEIDHYFWKLFNKKMKELKNDLFIVGEIWHHAMPWLRGDEFDSVMNYPLMKSLFAYFGYQSISKIQFQYSINDLIAQYPLPVIKSLFNVLGSHDTPRIMTQCNQNEKRVVLLYVFLFTFFGTPCIYYGDEIGLQGGNDPECRSCMIWDKSKYNLSIFDSIKKLISIRKKYSVLENDGEFNWVQTEQPDIVMYERKNNQFHFFIIINNSSEKQTVKVPINLSKKRITNRWNGEQFATESDSIAVDLLETDFLILQVEDTDLFN; from the coding sequence ATGCAAATTGAATCAATATATCATCAGCCATATGATCAATATGCTTTTTCAATAGATGATAAAACCTATCGTTTAAGAATTCGAACAAAAAAAGGTGATTGCACAGAGATTATTTTTTATTTCGGAGATCCATTTAAATATAATGATTCAGGTTGGCAAATTGAATCCCCCCTTACCATGTATCTTGCATTTTCCACAGAACTATTCGACTACTGGGAAGTAAATGTAATCCCTCCAAATAAACGAATGAAATATCAATTTCTTTTAAAAAATGAGCAAGATTCTCTATTTTATGGTGAGGGCGGATTTTCAAACAATTTTAACCCTAATGATCAGTCAAACTGTTTTACATTGCCATTTCTTCATAAAAATAATCTAATATCACCTCCAAGTTGGATTAATGATACGATTTGGTATCAAATTTTCCCCGATCGATTTGCAAGTGGCAATAACAAGAATAATCCTATCAATTCGACTCCGTGGGGCTCTACTTTACCAACCAGTTCTAGCTATTTCGGTGGTGATCTAGAAGGTGTTATTCAAAAAATAGATTATCTTAAAAATTTAGGAATATCCGGTATTTATTTAACTCCAATTTTTGAAGCAAATTCAAATCATAAATATAATACAATCAATTATTTTAGAATAGATCCTACCTTTGGAGATGAAAAAGTCCTAAAAACATTAATCGAAAAATGTCATGAAAACAATATCCGAGTAATGCTTGATGCAGTATTTAACCATACAAGTGCATCCTTCCCTCCATTTCAAGACGCATTACAAAACGGAAGGGAATCCGCCTTTTTTGACTGGTTTCACTTTTTTAAAGATGAACAGAACAATACAGCGTATGAAACTTTTTCTTTTGTAAAGGAAATGCCAAAACTAAATACAGAAAATAAAGAAGTACAGAATTTTTTATTAGAAATAGGTTCTTATTGGATAAAAGAATTTAATATAGATGGTTGGCGTTTAGATGTAGCAAACGAAATCGATCATTATTTTTGGAAACTATTTAATAAAAAAATGAAGGAACTAAAAAATGATTTGTTTATTGTAGGTGAGATTTGGCATCATGCAATGCCATGGCTAAGAGGTGACGAATTCGATTCTGTTATGAATTATCCTCTTATGAAATCACTTTTTGCTTATTTTGGGTATCAATCAATTTCAAAGATACAATTTCAATATTCGATTAACGATTTAATAGCTCAATATCCATTACCTGTAATCAAATCACTCTTCAATGTATTAGGTTCACATGATACACCAAGAATAATGACACAATGTAATCAAAACGAAAAACGAGTGGTACTATTATATGTCTTTTTATTTACTTTCTTTGGAACTCCATGTATCTACTACGGAGATGAAATTGGTTTACAAGGTGGAAATGACCCTGAATGCCGAAGCTGTATGATTTGGGACAAATCTAAATATAATTTAAGTATCTTTGATTCAATAAAAAAATTGATTTCGATAAGAAAAAAATACTCAGTTTTAGAAAATGACGGTGAGTTTAATTGGGTACAAACTGAACAGCCCGACATTGTTATGTATGAAAGAAAGAATAATCAATTTCATTTTTTTATCATAATTAATAACTCAAGCGAAAAACAGACAGTTAAAGTACCGATAAATTTAAGTAAGAAAAGAATTACAAATAGATGGAATGGCGAACAGTTTGCAACTGAATCTGATTCAATAGCTGTTGATTTACTAGAGACCGACTTTTTAATCTTGCAAGTAGAAGATACAGACTTATTTAATTAG